In Achromobacter spanius, the following proteins share a genomic window:
- the kynU gene encoding kynureninase has product MTTREDCVAADRKDPLAPLKDRFELPPGVLYMDGNSLGVMPKGAAARAAGVITQEWGTDLIRSWNTAGWFELPARLGNKLGSLLGARDGEMVVTDTTSLNIFKALAAALRIQQQQQPARRVILSERDNFPTDLYMVQGMIDLLQQGYEMRLIDDELPLDKALDDSVAVMLLSHVNYRSGQMHDMASVTALAHERGALTIWDLAHAAGAVPVDLNGANADFAVGCTYKYLNGGPGSPAFIWVAPRHTKDFWQPLSGWWGHTRPFDMAVAYEPAGGIRRYLCGTQPIVSLSLVECGLDVAQAADMAQVRAKSLALGDLFIKLVEERCADHPLTLVTPRTHAERGSHVSFLHPNGYEVMQALIARGLIGDYREPEVLRFGLTPLYFGHADVWDAVDILKDVLDTRAWDKPQYKQRSSVT; this is encoded by the coding sequence ATGACTACCCGCGAAGACTGCGTCGCCGCAGACCGGAAAGACCCCCTGGCCCCCCTGAAAGACCGCTTCGAGCTGCCGCCCGGCGTGCTCTACATGGACGGCAATTCTTTGGGCGTGATGCCCAAGGGCGCCGCCGCCCGCGCCGCCGGCGTGATTACGCAGGAATGGGGCACCGACCTGATCCGTAGCTGGAACACGGCCGGCTGGTTCGAATTGCCCGCGCGCCTGGGCAACAAGCTGGGCAGCCTGCTGGGCGCGCGCGACGGCGAAATGGTGGTTACCGACACCACCTCGCTGAACATCTTCAAGGCGCTGGCCGCCGCGCTGCGCATCCAGCAGCAACAGCAGCCGGCACGCCGCGTCATCCTGTCCGAACGCGACAACTTCCCGACCGATCTCTACATGGTGCAGGGCATGATCGACCTGCTCCAGCAGGGCTACGAGATGCGCCTGATCGATGACGAACTGCCGCTGGACAAGGCGCTGGACGACTCGGTTGCCGTCATGCTGCTGTCGCACGTCAACTATCGCAGCGGCCAGATGCACGACATGGCCTCGGTGACCGCGCTGGCGCACGAGCGTGGTGCCCTCACCATCTGGGATCTGGCGCACGCGGCCGGCGCGGTGCCCGTGGACCTGAACGGCGCCAACGCCGATTTCGCCGTGGGTTGCACCTATAAGTACTTGAACGGCGGCCCCGGCTCGCCGGCTTTCATCTGGGTGGCCCCGCGCCACACGAAAGACTTCTGGCAGCCGCTGTCCGGCTGGTGGGGCCACACGCGGCCGTTCGACATGGCCGTGGCCTACGAGCCGGCCGGCGGCATCCGCCGCTACCTGTGCGGCACCCAGCCCATTGTGTCGTTGTCGCTGGTGGAATGCGGGCTGGACGTGGCGCAAGCCGCCGACATGGCGCAGGTGCGCGCCAAGTCGCTGGCGCTGGGCGACCTGTTCATCAAGCTGGTCGAGGAACGCTGCGCGGACCACCCGCTGACGCTTGTCACGCCGCGCACGCACGCCGAACGCGGCAGCCACGTGAGCTTCCTGCATCCCAATGGCTACGAAGTCATGCAGGCGTTGATCGCGCGCGGCCTGATCGGCGATTACCGCGAGCCCGAAGTGCTGCGCTTTGGCCTGACGCCGCTGTACTTCGGCCATGCCGACGTCTGGGACGCCGTGGACATCCTGAAAGACGTGCTGGACACGCGCGCCTGGGACAAGCCGCAATACAAGCAACGCTCAAGCGTGACCTGA
- a CDS encoding amino acid permease: protein MKKPQGFGQIAEREQGLKRRLTSGQMSMIAIGGAIGTGLFLGSKFAIGFAGPSVILSYAIGGLITLLLMGCLAEMTVAHSTSGSFGAYAEHYIGPLAGFLVRYAYWSCVVLAVGTEVTAVAEYMHFWFPDVPGWLWVCVFSGALILVNAMSVKAFGTIEYWFSTVKITAIVAFIILGAYVVWGNPQYGVAQYTAHGGFFPNGLWGMWIAVVISIFSYLSVEMIAVAAGEAEDPERAVKKAFRATIVRLVVFYLLTLTLILAIVPWNEAGKEGSPFVKVMLALDIPGAAGVINFIVLVAALSAMNSQLYITTRMMFSLSRAGHAPSLFGRLTKSGTPLNALLLSTSGIAIAVVLKVMYPDTAFTLMMAISMFGALFTWMMIFVTHYFFRRRWAREGGGALSFRMPGFPVLTLLGAVAMLAILVTTYFTNVFQMTLVFGVPFLLILAVLYGVLFKKRGEAVVLQARQQRG from the coding sequence ATGAAAAAACCACAAGGATTCGGCCAGATCGCCGAACGCGAACAGGGGCTCAAGCGGCGCTTGACCTCGGGCCAGATGAGCATGATCGCCATCGGCGGGGCCATTGGCACGGGCCTGTTTCTGGGCAGTAAATTCGCCATCGGTTTCGCCGGGCCCAGCGTCATCCTCAGCTATGCCATTGGCGGGCTGATCACGCTCTTGCTGATGGGCTGCCTGGCGGAAATGACGGTGGCGCATTCCACCTCGGGGTCGTTCGGCGCCTATGCCGAACACTACATAGGCCCCCTGGCCGGCTTTCTGGTGCGCTATGCGTACTGGTCCTGCGTGGTGCTGGCGGTGGGCACCGAGGTCACCGCCGTGGCCGAGTACATGCATTTCTGGTTCCCGGATGTGCCGGGTTGGCTATGGGTGTGCGTGTTCTCGGGGGCGCTGATCCTGGTGAACGCGATGAGCGTCAAGGCGTTCGGCACCATCGAATACTGGTTCTCTACCGTGAAGATCACCGCCATCGTGGCCTTCATCATCCTGGGCGCGTATGTCGTGTGGGGCAACCCGCAGTACGGCGTGGCGCAGTACACGGCGCACGGCGGCTTCTTTCCGAATGGGCTGTGGGGCATGTGGATTGCCGTGGTGATCTCGATCTTCAGCTACCTCAGTGTCGAGATGATCGCGGTGGCCGCGGGCGAGGCCGAAGACCCCGAACGCGCCGTGAAGAAAGCGTTTCGCGCCACCATCGTGCGGCTGGTTGTGTTCTACCTGCTGACCTTGACGTTGATATTGGCGATCGTGCCCTGGAACGAAGCCGGCAAGGAAGGCAGCCCCTTCGTGAAGGTGATGCTGGCGCTGGACATCCCGGGCGCGGCGGGCGTCATCAACTTCATCGTGCTGGTGGCGGCCTTGTCGGCCATGAACAGCCAGCTTTACATCACCACGCGCATGATGTTCAGCCTGTCGCGCGCGGGCCATGCGCCGTCATTGTTCGGCCGCCTGACCAAAAGCGGCACGCCGCTGAACGCGCTGCTGCTGTCCACCAGCGGCATCGCCATCGCCGTGGTGCTGAAGGTGATGTACCCCGACACGGCCTTCACCTTGATGATGGCCATCTCGATGTTCGGCGCGCTGTTCACCTGGATGATGATCTTCGTGACGCACTACTTCTTCCGCCGCCGCTGGGCACGCGAAGGCGGCGGCGCGCTGTCGTTCCGCATGCCCGGCTTTCCGGTGCTGACGTTGCTGGGCGCGGTGGCGATGCTGGCGATTTTGGTCACCACCTATTTCACCAACGTGTTCCAGATGACGCTGGTGTTCGGCGTGCCGTTCCTGCTGATCCTGGCTGTGCTTTACGGGGTGCTGTTCAAGAAGCGCGGCGAAGCCGTTGTGCTTCAGGCCCGCCAGCAGCGCGGCTGA
- a CDS encoding VOC family protein yields the protein MPRTNPADTNLVIFYVEKPQTSAAFYSALLQRPPVESSPTFALFVLDSGLKLGLWSRYTVEPAAAGRGGASELAFCVADADALNQRHLDWSLHGLPILQAPTNMDFGRTFVALDPDGHRLRVFAPAREPATVAEPADTVAAHAL from the coding sequence ATGCCTCGCACAAACCCCGCCGACACCAATCTCGTCATCTTCTACGTTGAAAAGCCGCAGACCAGCGCGGCGTTCTACAGCGCCCTGCTGCAACGTCCGCCCGTTGAAAGCTCGCCCACGTTTGCGCTCTTTGTGCTGGACTCTGGCTTGAAGCTGGGCCTGTGGTCGCGCTACACGGTGGAGCCAGCCGCGGCGGGCCGGGGCGGCGCGTCTGAACTGGCGTTCTGCGTGGCGGATGCCGACGCGCTCAACCAGCGCCACCTTGACTGGAGCCTGCACGGCCTGCCCATTCTGCAAGCGCCAACCAACATGGATTTCGGCCGCACCTTCGTGGCGCTGGACCCCGACGGTCACCGCCTGCGCGTGTTTGCGCCGGCACGCGAACCGGCCACGGTGGCGGAACCCGCCGACACCGTGGCCGCGCATGCCCTCTGA
- a CDS encoding helix-turn-helix transcriptional regulator, with the protein MSRTERLLDLLQTLRRHRLPVSGHRLAAEMGVSLRTLYRDIATLQCQGAEIEGEPGVGYVLRPGFMLPPLMFSTEEIEALVLGTRWVAGRSDERLGMAARNALAKIGAVLPQELRDELDAIPLLVAPSAIAVVDRVDVAQIRQAIRTEHALHISYRDDKGSDSDRVIWPFALGFFDSVRIVMAWCELRQDFRHFRTDRIATLTPGERYPRRRHVLLKEWRAISHDTQNC; encoded by the coding sequence ATGTCCCGCACCGAACGACTTCTGGACCTGCTCCAGACCCTGCGCCGCCACCGCCTGCCCGTCAGCGGGCATCGGCTTGCCGCCGAAATGGGCGTCAGCCTGCGCACGCTGTACCGCGATATCGCGACGCTGCAATGCCAGGGCGCGGAAATCGAAGGCGAGCCGGGCGTGGGCTACGTGCTGCGCCCCGGCTTCATGCTGCCGCCGCTGATGTTCAGCACCGAAGAAATCGAGGCCTTGGTGCTGGGCACGCGCTGGGTGGCCGGGCGTTCGGACGAGCGCCTGGGCATGGCGGCGCGCAACGCGCTGGCCAAGATCGGCGCGGTGTTGCCGCAGGAACTGCGCGATGAATTGGACGCCATTCCGCTCTTGGTGGCGCCTAGCGCCATCGCGGTGGTGGACCGGGTGGACGTGGCGCAGATCCGCCAGGCGATACGCACGGAACACGCCCTGCACATCAGCTACCGCGACGACAAGGGGTCGGACTCCGACCGGGTGATATGGCCGTTTGCCCTGGGCTTTTTCGACAGCGTGCGCATCGTCATGGCCTGGTGCGAACTGCGGCAGGACTTCCGCCATTTCCGCACCGACCGCATCGCCACGCTGACCCCCGGCGAGCGCTATCCCCGCCGCCGCCACGTGCTGCTGAAAGAGTGGCGCGCCATCTCGCACGATACGCAGAATTGCTGA
- a CDS encoding CopD family protein translates to MIYSVLKFIHVIAVILWVGGMLFAHCFLRPAAAQLEPKTRLTLMASVLRPFLNAVLVAIVLILLTGAWMIGQSASQAVQSGGTFFMPRSWTLMATGGLVMMAIFGHIRFALYKRLALAVAASDWPKGGQAMTGMRRWVGVNLVLGIAVVGVAFLA, encoded by the coding sequence ATGATCTATAGCGTCTTGAAATTCATCCACGTGATCGCCGTGATCCTATGGGTGGGCGGCATGCTGTTCGCGCACTGTTTCCTGCGGCCGGCGGCCGCGCAGTTGGAACCCAAGACACGCCTGACGTTGATGGCCTCGGTGCTGCGGCCCTTTCTGAACGCGGTGCTGGTGGCGATCGTGCTGATCCTGCTGACGGGCGCATGGATGATCGGGCAGTCAGCCAGCCAGGCGGTGCAAAGCGGCGGCACGTTCTTCATGCCGCGCAGCTGGACGCTGATGGCCACAGGCGGGCTGGTGATGATGGCCATCTTCGGCCATATCCGATTCGCGTTGTACAAGCGCCTGGCGCTTGCGGTGGCCGCGTCGGACTGGCCCAAGGGCGGCCAGGCCATGACGGGCATGCGCCGCTGGGTGGGCGTGAACCTGGTGCTGGGCATCGCCGTGGTGGGTGTGGCGTTCCTGGCGTAG
- a CDS encoding sigma-70 family RNA polymerase sigma factor yields the protein MPNPVLASGDTVQCLYRSHHGWLQNWLRAKLGNTFDAADLAQDTFVRVLRHRYDLDALREPRAYLTTIAKRLLLNHHRRRSVENAYLEALALMPEQIAPPAEQRLIILETLQEIDEMLAGLSLPARQAFLMAQLEDLSHGEIAQRLNVSLRTVHRYIARGFEQCIMAVS from the coding sequence GTGCCGAACCCTGTGCTCGCTTCAGGCGACACCGTCCAATGTCTGTACCGCAGCCACCACGGGTGGCTGCAAAATTGGTTGCGCGCGAAGCTGGGCAACACCTTCGACGCCGCCGACCTGGCCCAGGACACTTTCGTGCGTGTGCTGCGCCATCGTTACGACCTGGACGCGCTGCGTGAACCGCGCGCCTATCTCACCACCATCGCCAAGCGCCTGCTGCTGAATCATCATCGGCGCCGCTCGGTCGAAAACGCCTATCTGGAAGCGCTGGCGCTGATGCCGGAACAGATTGCGCCGCCCGCCGAGCAGCGCCTGATCATTCTGGAAACGCTGCAGGAAATTGACGAAATGCTGGCAGGGCTATCGCTGCCCGCGCGCCAGGCTTTCCTGATGGCGCAGTTGGAAGACCTGAGCCATGGAGAAATCGCCCAGCGGCTCAACGTGTCGCTGCGCACCGTGCACCGCTATATCGCCCGAGGGTTCGAGCAATGCATCATGGCGGTGAGTTGA